In the genome of Astatotilapia calliptera chromosome 18, fAstCal1.2, whole genome shotgun sequence, the window CCTTTCCAGTATTGACATCAGCACCTATGAAATGATTTATTCATCACGATGAGGAAGAAACTGAATCGTTCTTTTATGTTCAAAGtaagtaaaacaataaataaaaacaggactTTATTTCTTTGCAGTCGTCTTGTGAAACACAGAACAGCTCAGAGCTGAAAAAACTAGATCAGCCCACAGACTGAGCTGTTGTCAGGACACTTGACCCGGTTTCTGTCATCAGACTAATATCCAGCCCAAACACGGGGTTGGTGCATTCATAACTCCTCTAACAGCGCTCTGACTCCGGGTGATGGACATTTCAGTCACAGATGATTTCTCCATCATCTGTGATTTGATGTTTCAGCTCTGTGGCGTCCCGCCTGGAAGCTTCCCCGTTCTCCACTCTGTGGTTCTCGTGTCGACCGGCAGGTTGCTGCTGCTTCTGAAACTTTTCCCACACATCCTGCAGGAAACGGCTTCCTGCCCATGCGAGTCCTCATGTGGACCTTCAAGCTGCCGCTCTGAGTGAACCGTTTCCCGCGCAGTTAACAAGAATACAGCTTCTCGTCTGCGTGGACTCTCATGATCCTCTCGAAGGGCGTCATGAAGCTGAACctcttcagattttttttccagatgtaGTTTCTCCCACATGTAGATTCTCACGTGGCTCGCTACGCTCGAGTGATTTTGGAGACACTTCCTGCATGTTTTGCAAGTATGCAGCTTCACACCGGTGTGGATCCTCAGGCGAGCCGTTAAATCGCTGTTCTGACTGAAACCCTTCCCACAGAATTCACAGGAGCACAGTTTCTGTgacaaactcatcaggaaatgatttactgaggtcagaggtcaagagAAGAGCAGGTTCATTTTCTTGCTTCCTTTTGCATGTGAGGAGGCGCCCCCTGCTGTCTATTAGTCAAAACAACATTTCAATCTGAGCTTCAGAAGAATGAAGCTGCTGAGTGCCCAACGAACGATGAGCTGTTTCTCACATGGAGGCCACAGCAAAACATCTGTAAACGTGTGGGCTTAGTGATGAAACAGCAGGAGACGCCATGTCTGACTTAAGCGCTCGCGAGTGCGATGAAGGATCCCAGAGAGCCGACTGTTGGTTTGTGAatcatttattaaagaaaacgTCCAGAACTCGAGTGTCACTTTAAAAAACCTGAACAATGAAAAGATGACAAAACATCTTCAAAACATCAGACGTATCAATCTATGTACAACTAGTGCATTTATACatgattaataaaataaagaaagctgAAAGGACATGCACAGTTACTCAGTAACAAACTCATTTAGAATTTAGAGCTTCGGTCTTTAATTCAcctcatttattaaaataaaagaaaaaaagaacggAATATTTACAATGTTTCTAATACTGACATCAGGAACTACACACGTGGTGCAAACGTGTAAGCTTTTCCTCCAGGACCTCAGAGAAACTCAAAGATGGCCTCACAGCTCGCTCTGTTAGTCTGCATTTATagacttggtttttttttactggcacaAATTTGCTGTTTTACATGATTTTATGATGTAATCGAGAACCATCGGGAACATTTCACACTTTTAAAAGAATTTTATTgccaaataaatcaaatgtatgTAAATCCCAGGAGTTTCCTGGTCACAGATCCAAAATGTTCATTTGATTCTCCTCCGAGCGACTTGGTATCACTTTCTTGTGATATGCTGGAAAACGTTCAGCTGGTCATCGACTGACAGTTAGTTTGGTCAAACCTTAAAAAGCAGGTGGAAGAGCAGAAGCTCACAAACTGATCCTGGAGCTGTGATAAAGCAGGAACAATCAGGATTTGACCCAGAAGCTGAGCTGCAGCACACGTTGTCTCTGCAAACACCGACTCGTTCAGCAGTttatttgcaaataaaaatCTTTGAAACGTATGAAATGCTTGTGACTGACTTCGAAACATATTTTTCCCCAAAGATATTCGTGCAGCTTTCTTGCAGCCTGAAACACACGTTTGCTGTATTTCTGTGACATTTAGTGCAAATCTTGCTTGAACACAACTTCTTGTGTGGAGTGACAGTTTACAACCTACAACTATGTGTCACACGTGTGCAGCTTCACGTGTGCGGATCCTGGGAAGCTTCAGCATTTGGGACtttttcatacaagttttttttacccACTTCACATTTTGCAGACTTTTTTATGCTGACTCTTGGACGTGGGAGAGTTTTCTACAGTTTCTTTCATTGGCCTTTCTTCTGCGCTTCCTTCTTTGTTTCTCGTCCACGTTTGCGGCTGATCCTGACCTCACGTGCTTGCTTCCTATCAGACTCCAGTTTGGGGAGCTGTGAAAGAGAATCTGGCCATCGTTTGGTTCCTGTTCTCTATGTTCCTCATAAACAGGAGTCGCCACAAAGCTCTCGGTGTGACGCTTCAGTGCCGACTGCACTCCCTCCCTCCTGAGTTTGTGCTGTTCTTTGATCTGTGGACGCTTTGGTTCTTGCTGATTGGACAacagtttcttgtgtttttgtttaacatGAGGAGGCCCTGGTTCCTCCTGGTTCAGGCTGCAGTTCCTCTCCTGGTTACAGAGACGCTTTTTAGGAAGAACCTTCTCTGCTGCAGTGACGTGGAGCTGTGGGTGGTCTGCAGGGACAAGATAAATGTTAGTAACAGTCCATAAATAAGCACAGAGTACAATCCTGACCTAGCAGGTGATTTAAACTTCTGTGTTGGTGTTTGAGACCTTGTGGTCGCGTCTCGTGTGTCATATAAGCTGTGCCAGCCGTCAGAAGCAAATAAAATGCCAGGGCATTATTCTGCCTCCCTACCTACTCTGCTGGGGAAATTTTAAGAGGTAAACATGTTTGACATATTCTTCCACATCTTTGTAAATGCTCTTGCGTCCATTCCAACAGACAAGCTCCCTCCAGGAGCTTCAGGGAGTCTTTATTTTGAGATGATAGTGATTATTTTCTGATTAATTCAAAACCTTTGTTGAAAAAGTAGCTGGAAGTTCACAGGAGGAACTGATGTGACTTGGGTTTCAGAGAGATCTGGTTATAACGTATCTGCAGAGTAGATTTAATACAGTACACAGAGTACAAGTACAGATCAGCTAAGTGCAGGTACTAGTTTCCTTCTGATTTAATTTcacaaaccaaacacacaaaaaaatacaaaagtccTAATgacacttttctactctacaaCATGTCTCCTTCAcccattctgtcacacacacttttctgCACCTATCCAACAGTCAGCAGCTCAGGTTCAGCATCCTGCCCACAGACACTCTGGAGCAGAGGGAACCCCCACCCTTCTGGTTAGCAGGTGAGCT includes:
- the LOC113010340 gene encoding uncharacterized protein LOC113010340; translation: MSTVEFLINFVNERLSAAVDEIFTVFENTIVKYEQDIERQRRLLESFWKPEIKLQRIDHPQLHVTAAEKVLPKKRLCNQERNCSLNQEEPGPPHVKQKHKKLLSNQQEPKRPQIKEQHKLRREGVQSALKRHTESFVATPVYEEHREQEPNDGQILFHSSPNWSLIGSKHVRSGSAANVDEKQRRKRRRKANERNCRKLSHVQESA